A section of the Lathamus discolor isolate bLatDis1 chromosome 6, bLatDis1.hap1, whole genome shotgun sequence genome encodes:
- the LOC136017828 gene encoding ubiquitin carboxyl-terminal hydrolase 42-like produces the protein MTLKKRIPSVFKEVSFRWPNKCPAKKRTACTANLGRVQPEEAPEKVPRGSIYSRTSEKPKPFGREELIVNDGIAPPRKILSPPEKICMDWQQPLNVGVGLENLGNTCFLNATLQCLTYTPPLASYMLSLEHSKSCHEKDFCMMCTLEAHINQALCFSNNAFKPIAVINGLKRIGKHFCYGSQEDAHEFLSFTVDALQRACLNGGTTWDTSSHATTLIYQIFGGYLRSRVKCLNCQAVSDRHEPFLSITLDIETVTSVTKALEQFVKPEQLGGENSYKCSKCTNMVPASKTYTIHRSSNVLIMSLKRFADFSGGKISKHVNYPEYLDLRAYMSQSTGEPLIYSLYAVLVHSGFSCNAGHYICFIKAGNGFWYRMNDAIVERSDIKTVLNQQAYLLFYIRRYDLTLGECGLSLPAPSYARSFLGQWGPKSKQAGFMGPRLPPHMVKKSSCGNGNGPLKGDTNPLGMTINKPSSAPPTACIRNVEMTRPSSTDPSKAQKITISIPNKLPELQTVSQPGCVTSALENEDLSKAVPSSTITDSLRAESSSNASTVAVAANISKQEVPDEMFVEPAVNVSPTVGSDALVPSSAESSGKSVESNGVLKRNCSISSYGIVMGKVVGTLQNSHSFCESAEEERSHHELPQNDSLNGAISLDIGFKQKGQKLDDFACQVQPAKPSEIFFAKTNGLLLPIPVAESPIPQEIILESLACNHLNRLSEKTRMRASQYRPSHNERNSPNNGKSWGKYSDYRSRSRERTEQDRNKYSRSKGEKTWSPETYCQDEAQRWEKCRYYEDYDSARRTGNGRERKYTHSDKDFDKRSQFSKSERDDPCKSRWADNTHCREEGAHDLSSHRGNLRHCSVPPQQSEKHSWEGHAPPPASARAQFDNAFWENKKLRLGKRKYSDTEGGESEVERKRRKIDDKYQETDYRYKAH, from the exons ATGACTTTAAAGAAGAGAATACCTTCAGTGTTTAAAGAGGTATCATTCAGGTGGCCCAACAAATGTCCTGCCAAGAAAAGAACAGCATGCACTGCAAACTTGGGCCGAGTACAACCTGAGGAAGCTCCAGAGAAAGTACCGAGAGGTTCTATTTATTCTAGAACCTCTGAGAAGCCTAAGCCTTTTGGCCGGGAAGAGCTAA TTGTTAACGATGGAATTGCCCCACCACGTAAAATTCTTTCTCCACCTGAGAAAATCTGCATGGATTGGCAACAGCCACTGAATGTTGGAGTTGGACTGGAGAACCTGGGCAATACGTGTTTCCTTAATGCTACTCTACAATGTTTGACGTACACACCTCCTCTGGCCAGTTACATGCTGTCTCTTGAACACAGCAAGTCAT gTCACGAAAAAGACTTCTGTATGATGTGTACATTGGAAGCTCACATCAACCAGGCCCTGTGTTTCTCTAATAATGCTTTCAAACCTATAGCTGTTATCAATGGCCTTAAAA GAataggaaaacatttctgttacgGCAGTCAAGAGGATGCACATGAATTCTTGTCCTTCACTGTTGATGCTTTGCAGAGAGCTTGCTTGAATGGAGGAACCAC ATGGGACACATCTTCTCACGCCACCACACTTATTTATCAAATATTTGGAGGATACCTAAGATCCCGAG TAAAATGCTTGAACTGCCAAGCCGTTTCGGATAGGCACGAACCATTCCTCAGTATTACTCTGGATATAGAG ACCGTTACGTCTGTCACCAAGGCGCTGGAACAATTTGTGAAACCTGAACAACTGGGTGGAGAAAACAGCTATAAGTGCAGCAA GTGCACAAACATGGTACCTGCCTCCAAGACGTACACAATACATCGTTCCTCCAATGTTCTTATCATGTCGCTGAAAAGATTTGCAGATTTTAGTGGTGGCAAGATCAGCAAG caCGTAAACTACCCTGAATATTTGGATCTCCGAGCATATATGTCCCAGTCAACGGGAGAACCACTCATCTATTCTTTATATGCAGTTCTTGTTcattctggtttcagctgtaatgcAGGACACTATATCTGCTTCATAAAG gcCGGCAATGGATTTTGGTATCGAATGAATGATGCCATAGTGGAGCGTTCTGATATCAAAACAGTTCTCAATCAGCAAgcttatttacttttttatatcAG GCGCTATGATTTGACACTTGGAGAATGTGGGCTTTCCTTACCAGCACCGTCTTATGCCCGTTCATTCCTTGGTCAGTGGGGGCCTAAGAGTAAGCAGGCTGGATTTATGGGACCACGACTTCCTCCTCATATGGTTAAG aaatcaagttgtggaaatggaaatggaCCCCTAAAAGGAGATACAAATCCTCTTGGTATGACCATAAACAAGCCATCTTCAGCTCCACCAACTGCTTGCATTCGAAACGTGGAAATGACCAGGCCTTCATCTACGGATCCATCGAAAGCCCAGAAGATCACTATCAGTATTCCTAACAAATTGCCTGAGCTTCAGACTGTGTCACAACCTGGCTGTGTTACCAGTGCTTTGGAGAATGAGGATCTCAGCAAGGCCGTTCCTTCCTCCACAATTACAGATTCTCTCAGAGCAGAGTCTTCCTCAAATGCATCTACAGTGGCAGTTGCTGCTAACATTTCCAAACAGGAAGTTCCTGATGAAATGTTTGTAGAGCCAGCAGTGAATGTAAGTCCTACAGTCGGCTCCGATGCTCTAGTCCCTTCCAGTGCAGAGTCTTCAGGAAAGTCTGTGGAGTCGAATGGCGTGTTGAAAAGGAATTGCAGCATATCTTCATATGGAATTGTAATGGGGAAGGTGGTTGGCACATTGCAGAATTCCCATTCTTTCTGTGAGAGTGCTGAAGAAGAGAGATCCCATCATGAGCTGCCACAAAATGATTCACTAAATGGTGCTATTAGTTTAGATATTGGATTTAAACAAAAGGGACAGAAACTTGATGATTTTGCTTGCCAAGTCCAACCTGCTAAACCTTCTGagattttctttgctaaaacAAATGGATTGCTTTTACCA ATACCTGTAGCTGAGTCACCGATTCCTCAAGAAATAATCTTAGAATCCCTGGCCTGCAACCACCTGAACAGGTTGTCAGAGAAAACAAG GATGCGTGCGAGCCAATACAGGCCTTCGcataatgaaagaaacagtcCAAATAATGGCAAAAGCTGGGGAAAATACTCTGATTATAGATCCCgaagcagagaaagaacagaacaagACAGGAATAAGTATTCTCGTtccaaaggagagaaaacctGGAGCCCGGAAACATACTGTCAAGATGAAGCACAGAGATGGGAAAAATGCAGATATTACGAGGATTATGACTCTGCTCGTAGAACAGGAAATGGTAGAGAGAGGAAGTACACTCATTCTGACAAAGACTTTGACAAACGGAGTCAATTCTCGAAATCAGAGCGGGATGAtccctgcaagagcagatggGCTGACAACACtcactgcagagaggaaggagcGCATGACTTGAGCAGCCACAGAGGGAACCTCCGTCATTGTTCAGTACCTCCGCAGCAGTCTGAAAAACACTCTTGGGAAGGGCACGCACCTCCACCTGCCTCAGCTCGTGCACAATTTGACAACGCTTTCTgggaaaataagaaactgaGGCTTGGCAAGAGGAAATACAGTGACACAGAAGGAGGCGAAAGCGAAGTGGAAAGGAAACGCCGCAAGATAGATGATAAATATCAAGAGACGGATTACAG atacAAAGCTCACTGA